The Streptomyces sp. NBC_01689 genome includes a window with the following:
- a CDS encoding carbohydrate ABC transporter permease gives MITEDVTVGAPAAPAPTTEEPRRRPGPRRRAWDEVPRWQIYLPLGAYLLFTLIPFYWILLFALRPAGSTSLVPWPMTFEHFDKVWTERSFGTYFQNSVLIAVATLLMTTVVALAGGYALARFDFRMKRGFMLALLCSQFVPGALLLVPLFQIFAELRMINSLGSVVIAETVFQLPLSMILISGFIRNVPYSLEEAAWVDGCGRLASFRIVVLPLLRPGLIAVGSFAFVHAWNHFLFALMFLSDQSKQTIPVGLNTLMSADSVDLGALAAGGIIAAVPVVIVFAFIQKWLITGFSAGAVKG, from the coding sequence GTGATCACCGAGGACGTCACCGTCGGCGCGCCGGCGGCACCGGCCCCCACCACCGAGGAACCAAGGCGGCGTCCGGGCCCGAGGCGCCGTGCCTGGGACGAGGTCCCGCGGTGGCAGATCTACCTCCCGCTCGGCGCCTATCTGCTCTTCACCCTGATCCCCTTCTACTGGATCCTGCTCTTCGCGCTCCGGCCGGCCGGCTCCACCTCCCTGGTGCCGTGGCCCATGACCTTCGAGCACTTCGACAAGGTGTGGACCGAGCGCAGTTTCGGGACCTACTTCCAGAACAGCGTGCTCATCGCCGTCGCCACCCTCCTCATGACGACCGTGGTCGCGCTGGCCGGCGGATACGCCCTGGCCCGCTTCGACTTCAGGATGAAACGCGGCTTCATGCTGGCGCTGCTGTGCTCGCAGTTCGTGCCGGGCGCGCTGCTGCTGGTGCCGCTCTTCCAGATCTTCGCCGAGCTCCGGATGATCAACTCGCTGGGCAGTGTCGTCATCGCCGAGACCGTCTTCCAGCTGCCGCTGTCGATGATCCTCATCAGCGGGTTCATCAGGAACGTGCCGTACTCGCTGGAGGAGGCCGCGTGGGTGGACGGCTGCGGCCGTCTCGCCTCCTTCCGGATCGTCGTACTCCCGCTGCTGCGGCCGGGGTTGATCGCCGTCGGCTCCTTCGCTTTCGTGCACGCCTGGAACCACTTCCTGTTCGCGCTGATGTTCCTCAGCGACCAGAGCAAGCAGACGATCCCGGTCGGCCTCAACACGCTGATGAGCGCCGACAGCGTCGACCTGGGCGCGCTGGCCGCGGGCGGCATCATCGCCGCCGTCCCCGTCGTCATCGTCTTCGCCTTCATCCAGAAGTGGCTGATCACCGGCTTCAGCGCGGGGGCGGTGAAGGGATGA
- a CDS encoding glycoside hydrolase family 43 protein, whose amino-acid sequence MALPSADLGDGTYRNPVLDADWSDPDLLCVGDDFYLTASSFGRVPGLPLLHSRDLVNWTLVGHALQRLEPVREFSRPQHDCGVWAPSLRHHDDRLWIFWGDPDRGVFQVNAPEFRGPWTRPHLVKEGKGLIDACPLWDEETGEAYLVHAWAASRSGVKNRLTGHRMRPDGTGLLDEGEVIVDGDRIPGWFTLEGPKAYRHDGWFWIFAPAGGVETGWQGAFRSRGFFGPYEERVVLEQGATGINGPHQGGWVRTAAGEYWFAHFQHRGPYGRVVHLQPMRWDGPDGWPVIGDEGTPVAVHPKPDLPPQPLSAPPTDDDFPGGRFGRQWQWAAHPPAGSRPRPDPGDPRAGWATQHSRDGLRLTCVRTPDADDLRRLPHVLTQRLPGTAVTVEVELRLDSEEPGARAGLAVLGDAFSWIGLQRHPDGSVRLVHRFAESVATGGPVRSVGPWGKERDAAVSQEAPEGRARLWIEAGAGARCRFSYDVGGGRVPSGQVFAATPWRWVGALLGLFALAPAGRGHAGAATFTHFRITATP is encoded by the coding sequence ATGGCCCTTCCCTCCGCCGACCTGGGCGACGGCACCTACCGCAACCCCGTGCTCGACGCGGACTGGTCCGACCCCGATCTGCTGTGCGTCGGCGACGACTTCTACCTCACCGCCTCCAGCTTCGGCCGGGTGCCGGGCCTGCCCCTGCTGCACTCCCGCGACCTGGTCAACTGGACCCTCGTCGGGCACGCCCTGCAACGCCTGGAACCAGTGCGGGAGTTCAGCCGGCCCCAGCACGACTGCGGGGTCTGGGCACCCTCCCTGCGCCATCACGACGACCGCTTGTGGATCTTCTGGGGCGACCCCGACCGGGGCGTCTTCCAGGTCAACGCCCCCGAGTTCCGCGGACCTTGGACCCGCCCGCACCTGGTGAAGGAGGGCAAGGGCCTGATCGACGCCTGTCCGCTGTGGGACGAGGAGACCGGCGAGGCGTACCTCGTGCACGCCTGGGCCGCATCCCGTTCGGGGGTGAAGAACCGGCTCACCGGGCACCGGATGCGGCCCGACGGCACCGGACTGCTCGACGAGGGCGAGGTGATCGTCGACGGGGACCGGATCCCCGGCTGGTTCACCCTGGAAGGCCCCAAGGCCTACCGGCACGACGGCTGGTTCTGGATCTTCGCGCCCGCGGGGGGAGTCGAGACCGGCTGGCAGGGCGCGTTCCGCTCGCGCGGCTTCTTCGGTCCGTACGAGGAGCGGGTGGTGCTGGAGCAGGGGGCGACCGGGATCAACGGGCCGCACCAGGGCGGCTGGGTACGCACGGCGGCCGGGGAGTACTGGTTCGCGCACTTCCAGCACCGGGGCCCGTACGGGAGGGTCGTGCACCTCCAGCCGATGCGCTGGGACGGGCCGGACGGATGGCCGGTGATCGGCGACGAGGGCACCCCCGTCGCCGTGCACCCAAAGCCCGATCTGCCGCCGCAGCCGCTCTCGGCACCTCCCACCGACGACGACTTCCCGGGCGGCCGGTTCGGCCGGCAGTGGCAGTGGGCCGCCCATCCGCCCGCCGGTTCCCGGCCCCGCCCGGACCCGGGGGACCCCCGGGCCGGCTGGGCCACCCAGCACTCCCGCGACGGGCTGCGGCTGACCTGTGTGAGGACGCCGGACGCGGACGATCTGCGGAGACTGCCGCACGTCCTGACCCAGCGGCTGCCCGGGACCGCCGTCACCGTCGAGGTGGAGCTGCGGCTCGACAGCGAGGAGCCCGGCGCGCGGGCGGGACTCGCCGTGCTGGGGGACGCGTTCAGCTGGATCGGGCTCCAGCGCCACCCCGACGGTTCGGTGCGTCTCGTGCACCGGTTCGCCGAGTCCGTCGCGACCGGGGGGCCGGTCCGGTCCGTCGGGCCGTGGGGGAAGGAGCGCGACGCCGCCGTCTCCCAGGAGGCACCGGAGGGCCGGGCCCGGCTGTGGATCGAGGCCGGCGCGGGGGCGCGCTGCCGTTTCTCGTACGACGTCGGCGGCGGCCGGGTCCCCTCCGGCCAGGTCTTCGCCGCCACTCCCTGGCGCTGGGTCGGTGCCCTGCTCGGGCTCTTCGCGCTCGCGCCCGCCGGCCGGGGACACGCCGGCGCCGCCACGTTCACGCACTTCCGCATCACCGCGACCCCCTGA
- a CDS encoding pectate lyase family protein, protein MIENRSVNSLKCHARVIASLVGCTALVLAATGTTAQARTRTHDLARQVLPAGDGWGSATTGTTGGAAADAAHVHTVTTWAGFRAALADGSTAPRIIRVKGTIDAGADGCESFAAPGYDFDAYLRKYAPENWGRTTDLNAEPDDSPEGLRRASAARQDTAVKAEIPANTTLIGVGRNAGFKGASLQIKGVDNVVVRNLTFESPLDCFPQWDPTDTAVGNWNSEYDSAVVHGSTHVWLDHDTFTDGDHPDSSLPTYFGRIYEQHDGELDIVRGADYVTASWNVFTDHDKTILVGNSDSAETAALDRGHLKVTFHHNLFSNLVERAPRVRFGQVDSYNNHFVAGEGFSYSYGIGMESQLVAEHNAFTLPSGTSAATVLKKWKEAPLTAADNYVNGVVTDLIAVHNAEIPAEPLRSGAGWTPTLRPRVDRPRAVPGLVDHGAGAGKLR, encoded by the coding sequence ATGATCGAGAACCGTTCCGTGAACTCACTGAAGTGTCATGCTCGCGTCATCGCGTCGCTGGTCGGATGCACCGCCCTCGTCCTGGCCGCCACCGGCACCACCGCCCAGGCCCGGACGCGAACCCACGACCTCGCCCGCCAGGTCCTCCCCGCCGGCGACGGCTGGGGCTCCGCCACCACCGGCACCACCGGGGGAGCGGCCGCCGACGCCGCGCACGTCCACACCGTCACCACCTGGGCGGGGTTCAGGGCCGCGCTGGCGGACGGCTCCACCGCGCCGAGGATCATCAGGGTGAAGGGCACGATCGACGCCGGCGCCGACGGCTGCGAGTCCTTCGCCGCGCCGGGCTACGACTTCGACGCCTATCTGCGGAAGTACGCGCCGGAGAACTGGGGTCGCACCACCGACCTGAACGCCGAGCCCGACGACAGCCCCGAGGGGCTGCGCCGCGCCTCCGCCGCACGCCAGGACACCGCCGTCAAGGCGGAGATCCCCGCGAACACCACGCTGATCGGCGTCGGCAGGAACGCGGGCTTCAAGGGGGCCAGTCTCCAGATCAAGGGCGTGGACAACGTCGTGGTCCGCAACCTCACCTTCGAGAGCCCGCTCGACTGCTTCCCGCAGTGGGACCCGACCGACACCGCCGTCGGCAACTGGAACTCCGAGTACGACAGCGCGGTGGTCCACGGCTCCACGCATGTCTGGCTGGACCACGACACCTTCACCGACGGGGACCACCCCGACAGCTCGCTGCCCACGTACTTCGGCCGGATCTACGAGCAGCACGACGGCGAGCTGGACATCGTCAGGGGCGCGGACTACGTGACCGCGTCCTGGAACGTGTTCACCGACCACGACAAGACGATCCTGGTCGGCAACAGCGACAGCGCCGAGACCGCCGCGCTCGACCGGGGCCACCTCAAGGTGACCTTCCACCACAACCTGTTCTCGAACCTCGTCGAGCGCGCGCCGCGGGTCCGCTTCGGCCAGGTGGACTCGTACAACAACCACTTCGTCGCGGGCGAGGGCTTCTCCTACAGCTACGGCATCGGCATGGAGTCCCAACTCGTCGCGGAGCACAACGCGTTCACCCTGCCGAGCGGGACCAGCGCGGCGACGGTCCTGAAGAAGTGGAAGGAGGCGCCGCTCACCGCGGCGGACAACTACGTCAACGGGGTGGTGACGGACCTGATCGCGGTGCACAACGCGGAGATCCCGGCCGAGCCCCTGCGGTCCGGCGCCGGCTGGACACCGACCCTGCGGCCCCGGGTCGACCGGCCGAGGGCGGTACCGGGGCTCGTCGACCACGGCGCGGGCGCGGGAAAGCTCCGCTGA
- a CDS encoding PmoA family protein: MNTTTPPDASPVLRVAGRPVGRYHTRPELPARLSPRPYLHPVTTLAGTAVTESGPADHPHHLGVGVAVPDVEGHNFWGGRTFVRDQGPTELANHGAQRHSAFRPVDPGGFTEELRWVAAGGELLRERRTVAATGLTDEAWALDFTFALTNTTPKPLSLGSPATNGRPGAAYGGFFWRARRESGAPRVLTADAEGEEAVHGARADWLALSGEDWTLVFAGATERTRRDPWFVRTSAYPGVGSSLAHTERLAVGPGETVVRRIVTVVADGTLGRGEAAALVRRAVSP, translated from the coding sequence ATGAACACCACCACGCCCCCCGACGCGTCCCCCGTCCTGCGGGTCGCGGGCCGCCCGGTCGGCCGGTACCACACCCGCCCCGAGCTGCCCGCGCGGCTCTCCCCGCGTCCGTACCTCCATCCGGTCACCACCCTGGCCGGCACGGCGGTCACCGAGTCCGGCCCCGCCGACCACCCCCACCACCTCGGCGTCGGCGTCGCCGTTCCCGACGTCGAGGGGCACAACTTCTGGGGCGGGCGCACCTTCGTACGCGACCAGGGCCCCACCGAGCTGGCCAACCACGGCGCCCAGCGGCACTCCGCCTTCCGGCCGGTCGACCCGGGCGGCTTCACCGAGGAACTGCGCTGGGTGGCCGCGGGCGGTGAACTGCTGCGCGAGCGCCGGACCGTGGCCGCGACCGGGCTCACCGACGAGGCCTGGGCGCTGGACTTCACCTTCGCGCTCACGAACACGACGCCGAAGCCACTCTCCCTCGGCAGCCCCGCCACCAACGGCCGGCCGGGCGCGGCCTACGGCGGCTTCTTCTGGCGGGCCCGCAGGGAGTCCGGAGCACCGCGCGTCCTCACCGCCGACGCCGAGGGCGAGGAAGCGGTGCACGGTGCCCGCGCCGACTGGCTCGCGCTCTCGGGCGAGGACTGGACCCTGGTCTTCGCCGGGGCGACCGAACGGACCCGCCGCGACCCGTGGTTCGTGCGCACCAGCGCGTACCCGGGTGTCGGCTCCAGCCTCGCGCACACCGAACGGCTCGCCGTCGGGCCGGGGGAGACGGTCGTACGCCGCATCGTGACCGTCGTCGCGGACGGCACCCTCGGCCGGGGCGAGGCCGCCGCGCTCGTCCGCCGGGCGGTGAGCCCCTGA
- a CDS encoding ABC transporter substrate-binding protein: MKISIHRTTRSALAVALGSVLALTVTACGDDGSGAAGDKGGDGSGKGRITFWDNNGGVRTDIWKQIIADFEKKYPDIKVDYVGIPAASAQSKYDTAIQGGGLPDVGGVGTAMLAEVAVQGALDPLDGRLAKSPLKGRLSRNLLDVSRAAGGAGKLYQVPTSANNGTLWYRTDLFESAGLDAPTTWTKFYEAADKLTDKGRNRFGFTIRGGEGAIAPALDAVYGQTGLTSFWNGDRTTVNDPRNVAALEKYIALYKKDTPSADVNNDFAKMVAQWDSGSIGMLSHNLGSYQDHLKALGAGKFKGIPNPTRDDGTRVQVSNPVDGLSLFKSSKNKSAAWKFIEFAVSAAENSKFNESAGQVPANTDAAEDAWVQRAEPTRLAAEALNGAGTKIVQLPYYLPDWNTISKADNEPNFQKLLLGKMSAKDFLDTLADQLDKAQADWKAHH, encoded by the coding sequence ATGAAGATCAGCATCCACAGGACCACGCGTTCCGCGCTGGCCGTCGCCCTGGGTTCCGTGCTCGCGCTCACCGTCACCGCCTGCGGTGACGACGGCAGCGGGGCGGCGGGGGACAAGGGCGGCGACGGCTCGGGCAAGGGCCGGATCACCTTCTGGGACAACAACGGCGGTGTCCGCACCGACATCTGGAAGCAGATCATCGCGGACTTCGAGAAGAAGTACCCGGACATCAAGGTCGACTACGTGGGCATCCCCGCGGCGAGCGCCCAGTCGAAGTACGACACCGCGATCCAGGGCGGCGGTCTGCCCGACGTCGGCGGAGTGGGCACCGCGATGCTCGCCGAGGTCGCCGTCCAGGGCGCCCTGGACCCGCTCGACGGCAGGCTGGCGAAGAGTCCGCTGAAGGGCAGACTGAGCCGGAACCTGCTCGACGTCAGCCGGGCCGCGGGTGGTGCGGGCAAGCTCTATCAGGTGCCGACGTCCGCGAACAACGGCACGCTCTGGTATCGCACCGACCTCTTCGAGTCGGCCGGCCTGGACGCGCCGACCACCTGGACGAAGTTCTACGAGGCCGCCGACAAGCTCACGGACAAGGGCAGGAACCGCTTCGGCTTCACCATCCGGGGCGGCGAGGGAGCCATCGCGCCGGCCCTGGACGCGGTGTACGGCCAGACGGGCCTCACCTCGTTCTGGAACGGCGACCGGACCACCGTCAACGATCCCAGGAACGTGGCGGCGCTGGAGAAGTACATCGCCCTGTACAAGAAGGACACCCCGTCCGCGGACGTCAACAACGACTTCGCCAAGATGGTCGCCCAGTGGGACAGCGGCAGCATCGGCATGCTGAGCCACAACCTCGGCTCCTACCAGGATCATCTGAAGGCGCTCGGCGCGGGGAAGTTCAAGGGCATCCCGAACCCCACGCGGGACGACGGCACGCGGGTGCAGGTCTCCAACCCGGTCGACGGGCTGAGCCTCTTCAAGTCCAGCAAGAACAAGTCGGCGGCCTGGAAGTTCATCGAGTTCGCCGTCTCGGCCGCGGAGAACTCCAAGTTCAACGAGTCGGCGGGCCAGGTCCCGGCGAACACCGACGCGGCCGAGGACGCCTGGGTCCAGCGGGCCGAGCCGACCAGGCTCGCCGCGGAGGCGCTCAACGGCGCCGGCACCAAGATCGTGCAGCTGCCGTACTACCTGCCGGACTGGAACACCATCTCCAAGGCGGACAACGAGCCCAACTTCCAGAAGCTGCTGCTCGGGAAGATGAGCGCGAAGGACTTCCTGGACACGCTGGCCGACCAGCTCGACAAGGCACAGGCGGACTGGAAGGCGCATCACTAG
- a CDS encoding Gfo/Idh/MocA family protein, producing MSGKTTRGGGLPLPVVLAGARGHGRWHLRNIRRLQDEGLVRLAGICEPDPLTPAELAEDFGPFGTFEESEEPGESEDVAGRAPEQSADFGALLDSTGARIAVICTPIPTHTDLALVAADRGVHLLLEKPPAPSYGEFRRMADGVAAAGVACQIGFQSLGSHALPAIREMIASGVLGTVTGIGAAGAWARDEAYYRRAPWAGKRRLNGADVIDGALTNPLAHAVVTALALHGATRAEEVGTIETELLRANDIESDDTSCVRVTTPRGRVTVAVTLCAERPGEPYVLVHGSGGRITFWYKLDRVLVQRSGHGPEEIRYDRTDLLENLVAHLTEGVELLVAPESTGAFMRVVEAVRQAPDPVALPADAWETVPAENRRTVPGIDGLVAAAAENLALYSELGASWASPNEVSTG from the coding sequence ATGAGCGGGAAGACCACGCGGGGCGGCGGACTCCCGCTGCCCGTCGTCCTCGCGGGGGCGCGCGGTCACGGCCGCTGGCACCTGCGGAACATCCGCCGGCTCCAGGACGAGGGGCTGGTACGGCTGGCGGGCATCTGCGAGCCGGACCCCCTCACGCCGGCCGAACTCGCGGAGGACTTCGGGCCTTTCGGGACTTTCGAAGAGTCTGAGGAGCCCGGGGAGTCCGAGGACGTCGCGGGCCGGGCGCCCGAGCAGTCCGCCGACTTCGGGGCCCTGCTCGACTCCACCGGCGCCCGGATCGCCGTGATCTGCACGCCCATCCCGACCCACACCGATCTGGCGCTCGTCGCAGCGGACAGGGGTGTGCACCTGTTGCTGGAGAAACCGCCCGCGCCCTCGTACGGCGAGTTCCGCCGGATGGCCGACGGGGTGGCCGCGGCGGGGGTCGCCTGCCAGATCGGCTTCCAGTCGCTCGGTTCGCACGCCCTGCCGGCGATCCGGGAGATGATCGCGTCGGGCGTGCTCGGCACGGTCACCGGGATCGGCGCGGCGGGTGCCTGGGCGCGGGACGAGGCCTACTACCGCAGGGCGCCGTGGGCGGGGAAGCGCCGTCTGAACGGCGCCGACGTGATCGACGGGGCGCTCACCAACCCCCTCGCGCACGCCGTCGTCACGGCCCTCGCGCTGCACGGGGCGACCCGGGCCGAGGAGGTCGGCACGATCGAGACCGAGCTGCTGCGCGCCAACGACATCGAGTCCGACGACACCTCGTGCGTACGCGTCACCACTCCCCGGGGCCGCGTCACCGTCGCCGTCACGCTCTGCGCCGAGCGGCCCGGCGAACCGTACGTCCTGGTGCACGGCAGCGGGGGCCGGATCACCTTCTGGTACAAGCTCGACCGCGTCCTCGTACAGCGGTCCGGGCACGGCCCGGAGGAGATCCGGTACGACCGGACGGACCTGCTGGAGAACTTGGTCGCACATCTGACCGAGGGAGTGGAGCTGCTGGTCGCGCCGGAGTCGACGGGCGCCTTCATGCGGGTCGTCGAGGCGGTCCGGCAGGCACCCGACCCGGTGGCGCTGCCCGCCGACGCCTGGGAGACGGTCCCCGCGGAGAACCGCAGGACCGTGCCCGGCATCGACGGGCTCGTCGCGGCGGCGGCCGAGAACCTCGCCCTCTACTCCGAACTGGGCGCCTCCTGGGCGTCCCCGAACGAGGTGAGCACCGGATGA